TGGAAgtggaaaaggaggaggaaaaggaggaggaggaaaaggagggggagcaggaggagaaggagggagagggagagggagggggagctGAGGGTGTGACTGTGAATACCAAGCTCTACTTTGGGAATTTGCCTTACAATGTGGACAGTGCACAGTTGGCCGGCATAATTCAGGACTATGGAAGCCCAGAGCTTGTCGAGGTGCGTGACTGTGTGATTTTCTGATCCTGGTTGTGATCTGATCGCTGATCTTAATGATTAATTAGAACAGCACCGAGTGTGAGCTACATTTTGCTGACTTTTGCTGCATTTCCTCCGTTAGAGTTTCTGATGCTGATGCTTTCCATTACAATATCGAAAAATGGAACTTGGTTTTGGTAGTAAGacaagacaaaagcaaaaggCGATAttgaaaaaggggaaagaaagggaaaaccTAGCTAAGTATAGATTATCAGAAACGCAGTATGGTGAAGAACTTGGTTTGCGCTTGTACATGGTGCAGCATTATCAAGAGGACCTGGATGAATCTCCAGGATAGGCTGGATGATGGATTGTGAAGTCTGTATGGTCTGTGATGGTTTGCGATACAAAGgcacacttttttcttttagctgaACGCGATACAGATGTACCCGATTAATGAACGTGATGCTTTCTGACTCTGAGTCTAGCCAAAGTACCAAAATTTTTCTGGCGTTCACCTTGCATGCCAAGTCACTGTCactctctcttttgcttttccagACGTGGTTTAATATCTGGCAAACCCTTATCCATGCTCAGGATTCTTGTCATCTCATTGCCAAACACATTTGTTCAGTTGGGTCGTGTTGTTTAGCTAGTCATCTGTTCAATTACCAGCTTGTATCAAAGATCTACCCCTACAAATTTCAATGAGTACCATAAGAAGTGAGATCGTCAATGCTTGCTCTGATGGGATATTCTTTCGCTAGGATAAGGACAATCAGTAGTGATTAACTTATACTGTTCAGCGCACCAGGGATCTCCCCCTAGTTTTGAAAAACTTCATCAGTTTGCAAAGTAGAGTGGCtgtttcaattttctctttgttaATTGCATTTTTACTTTTCCAGAATGAACTAATGTCGAAACTCTAGCCACTCAAAAGAAATACATCACATGTACCTCATGATTTGTGAAGAGTGCTAGAAGTTTCTTTTGCGGTCAATTTGCCATAAAGTCAATTTGATTGTGGTTCTTCTTAACTCTTCACTTTCCTGAATGATCTCTGTAGGTTCTTTATGACAGAGACACTGGAAGAAGCAGAGGCTTCGCTTTTGTGACAATGAGCAGCATTGAAGATTGTAATGCAGTTATTGAAAACCTTGCTGGAAGTGTGAGTTGGCTTATCTTTGTCTATTTGCGAGTATGCGCAGCTCTGGAAAACGAATACGATAGATAAGATAACATTGGTTTTCTGTAATATTTCATCATGCTAAGTAATGTCCTTCCTTTTCCTGTTTAGAATCGTATGATGAGGTCCTTCCAGTTCGGGAACTGAATTCCAAGACTAACCTGATCTCCACGTTTCAGGAATACATGGGACGAACGCTGAGGGTGAACTTCTCAGACAAACCTAAACCGAAAGAGCCCTTATACCCCGAAACTGAGCACAAGCTTTTCGTTGGAAACTTGTCCTGGTCTGTGACTTCCGAAAGTTTGGCAAAAGCttttcaagaatatggaaatgTAGTTGGAGCAAGAGTGCTGTATGATGGCGAGACGGGGAGGTCACGTGGTTATGGTTTCGTGTCCTACTCAACAAAAGCAGAGATGGAAACTGCTATTGAATCTCTTAACGGAGTGGTAATACTCTGTAATACGCACTGTTTCTTTCGAGAATAAGATATAACGTGCTTTCGTTTCTGAGCATTTTTGTTAATTGCTTCatgattcatcttcttccttattttcttccccTCTTTTGAGCTGTTACCAGGAGCTGGAAGGGCGCGCTATGAGAGTAAGTCTAGCTGAGGGAAAGCGGACATAAAGCGAAAATTAAGTTTTTGGGAACGTGGAAAAAGATTGACAACCTTGGCACGGAAGAAGCAACAAAAGATATCTACTTCGAATGATCCCTTGTACAATTTGCACAGCGATCCCTCGTTTGCTTCTTTGCCAATTGCTCCCACCTTTTTATTCTGCCTTTCCTACTCAATGTTCTTGCTCAAAGATTTCAGTATACAACATTGGCTGGTGGCTATGATCATTTTAATGTGGCTTCAATAAATGCATTACTCAAATTTTCGGCTTCAAATGACATGGCATCTCAGTTAATTTGTATTGTAGTGGATGTGAGGTGCTTCAGAGAGCTGAAAGTCAAGTGAAGTCTGGACAGAGGTGTATCTCTGTGCCATCCACATCCTGCCCTTATCCACATCCTGCCCTTTCTTTTGAGACTTTGATCTGTGTATAAATTGACCAGAACTAGTCCTTGTGCAATTTAATATAATTACCTCTATGAATCGAGTGGGCTTGTTTCCAGACTGAAGGAAACAAATTCACTTTTTATCTAAAAATCATAACTGTCACTTCAAATTTGTCTTAAAATTTTATGCAATCAGTACTACATCCTGTTTTCTTCTGTAAGGCAGATGCATGAAGTAGAAGTAATGGTTTTGCTGTGATCCTAGTGGATATGCAATCATCTATCGTGAAAAAGTCAGAAGCTCGGTTGCTCTATTATAGAGCAACCTAAGATTAGATGCTTTGATGAACTTTGTTTGTATTTTCTGTGTGTTGGGCAATTTTTGATCTCTAAAGATTCTCTTGAGAAGACAGAAGGCATATTTATCATCACTATTTATATAGGAAAAATTGATTAGCAATTACACAGCACTGACATAATTCATTTCAAAGGACGTGTTTCCTTCAGAAAAATTCCGAATCGGTTCCTCATCAATGAATCACAGACACTTACCTCAAATTACCAAATATCTCTGCAAGTACAGATGCCATTTAGAAATCGGTGGTATCTATTCACATCCCTGACAATGATCTCCCTCTCCTCAGCTCTGCTTATGTACTTAAAAACTTCATGACAATCTTTACATATTCTCAGATTCTTCACAATCCTCAATGCCTTATGCGGTGGTGAAACACCATCCAACAGCCCAAAAGCCACCGCCAGTTTCTCACTATGATACCAAAgtgcttccttcttctccttctctcctaACTCATGGGATATTACCCTCCACACTGGCACATACCCTAAATTCTCGATCTTCTCCATCAATTCCATCAGCTTTGAGTAGACCTCTTTTGTCCTCTCATGTTTTCTATCTCCTGACATGAAGACATGGACTTCACCTCTCACTTCAATCCAGCTCATACCACCTTCCTTTTTCACCCTCCTATCCTTCATCCTTTTCCGAACTTCAGCAACCTCATTCCATCGTCCTGAAGATGACAATATATTTGCAACAATCACATAAGCTGAGTCGTCATTTGGGCCAAGCTCCAGTAACTTCTCTGCCACTGAGCGAGCCATGTTAGCATCACTGTGGTGTCCACAAGCAATTAGTAACGACCGCCATACTGCAGCATCGGGCTCAAATGGCATGGTCATTGCAAGCCTCTTGGCTTCCTCCAATTTCCCAGCATTTCCCATAGCACTAACTAGACAAGTATAATGTTCTAATCTCGGTTCTAGTGCATACCCCAGTCTCATCCGGGTTAGCCAATTTTCAGTCTCCACCACTAAACCAGCATTGCAACATGCTGTCAGGATAGCAAGGAAGCTATACTCATCAGGAACAAGTCCCCAAGCCTCCATCTCATGGAAAAGCCCAACTGCCGACTCCACATCACCTTGTTGGGCATAGCTAGACATCATTGCATTCCATCCGATGTCATTCATCACTGCCATGTTCTCATCAAACACGCATCTAGCGTCCGAAATAAGTCCGGCCTTCCCATACCCATCAATCAAAGCGCTCGCTACAACCACATTATCGTCAAGCCCAGTGACTACTGCATGAGCATGGATGATGGCACACTGCTCCAACGCAGCCAACTCCGAAGCTGCACGCAGGGCCCCCGAAACACTGTGCACTGTCGACCATATATCACAACTTTTCATATCAGCAAACACTGACAACGCGTCAATAGGTCGGGAACTTTGCGCCAAACCAACAACGACGGCAGAGTAACAAACCTCGTCTTTCTCAGGAATTTCGTCGAACACCTTGAGCGCGCTACCCGCCAACCGACATTTAGTGTAGAAACTAATGAGGGCAGACCCAGAAAACGGCTCGTTGGCGAAACCAAGCTTCAGGGACAAGGAATGAAGACAGAGACCAAAGGGTACGCGCAAAAGGGTCGTGCAGGTCCTGAGGAGGGAAGCGACGGTGCGTTGGTTGGGCAGAGCCGAGCGGCGAAGCATGGACACGAAGTGTCGCAGAGAAAGGAGCGAGTCGGCGTGTGCGGAGATGAGGGACGTCCATGACACGACGTTCGGGGACGGGATCTGATCGAAGACGCGACGGGCATAAGGCAAAAGATTGGATCTTGAGTACAGGGAGATGAGCTGGTTGCAGAGGAAGCGATCTTGGTGAGACGATGATTTCAGAGCTCGAGCGTGGATGGTGCGGGGGTCAGCGTTCCGCGGTACCGACAACGTCGATCTGTCGACGTCGAATGAGTCGTTCATGTTCAGTTCCTTCCAATTCCCAGGAAGTTCTCATATGGAGGGAGAGCGAACGCAGAGAGATTGAAGAAGGCTCAAAAACTAATGCTTTTAACCAGtgcaaaataaagataaaatggcGGCGGCAGTCTTTAGAGGTTTAGACATTCTATCTTCGAATCTCATTTTGGTTCAGATGGATCCCAATTAGATTTGTCAGCGGGCGGATATTGGTCGGGTTTGGTCGAAAATGGTCCGATttaaatagatttatttaatccattttgaccCAATTCAacgcaatgcaatgcaatgcaaattTAGTGGTTCACACCCAACTCAACACGTATTGTTAGAACACTTACATATTTAACTCATGAGCGACCGCAAGAGCGAATGAGAACGAGAAAGAATGACGAAAGAGTCGTGAAGGTGAGTTGATTCTAAATAAGTTATAAACTCgtttatgacctatttaacAGCCACAttatgtttaaatatatttatgaccAATTTACTTAATATAGCTAACTCATTTAACATCAATATGGATTAAGAAATGGGTCAATGATCCAATTTGATGGGCATACCTACAATCTCtattattttcaaagaaaacatGTTCAACTTTAAGTTTACTATCCTGGGATCATCTTTTCCTCTAGACGAGGAAAAGATATcttggttcggtttggttccgagtagaggtgttaaatgggttgcacaacccatttatagacccatttatagttaaatgggtcgttaatgggtcaagctttattttctaaagcacccataataagttttaatagGTCAAGATTAAGATATATGAGTCTTAAATGGGTCAGCTCTCTGatccatttaagacccatttatctctgatccatttaagacccatttatcaacccgtttattttcactcaaagcctcaccatctctctcttctctctttaactttataatttttttttataaaaaccgaaattataattgtttgtttattttaattttttttctttttttctttcttcttcttttggtcggcGGCACGGCGATGGTCGGCGACCGACCAAGCGAGCCTCGAGTTTGCCGgtgtcgggcgagctcgagctcaccgaatCTGGCGAGGCTGCTAAcgcccggcgagctcgaggctcactagatcggtgaggctcgagcctcgcccgacgccgggagcctcaagcttgccgatccggcgaggtggAGGCCTTGCCCAacaccggcgagcctcgagctcgttgGATCCggtgaggcggaggcctcgaGATCACCGGATCggtgaggcggaggcctcgaGATCGCCGGGATTCGGTGAGGCAGAGGCCTCGTCGACGTccggcaaggctcaagcctcgccaggcGTCGGcgagccgggcgagctcgaggctcacctgTGGTGGCCGTCGgtcgtcgtggccggcggccaaagaagaagaagaagaagaaaaaaagaaaaaagaaaaagaaaaagaaattatattaaaaaatattttaaaaaaagataattaaaattcgatttttaaaattattattttaaaaattataaaaatttcccattaaatttatgttgtataaaattattttagcaataccatttttttaatatatagaaattaagtttagttaaatgagtcgggtatgggttgggtataGGTTGAGTCGGATATGAGTCAAATTTTTGCATTGTAATAAACgaggtcataaacgggttaaatgggtcgatttggatcggaccatttatgatccgtcccaaacccgacccgaccacCCGTTTAATGGGTTTAGTTCCGAGTATTGATGACAGTGAACTACTTTTGTGTTTGGTAATATTCatatttccgaaaataatttctattcataaatagtttttatcatttctgttcttgggaataaagaagttgatttttttaaacttattatttacattccaaatttattccctaACTAGTATTTTATtgggggaatagaaaaattagagcaaaacagatttttgttctttttttttcaggagaataaaaaaaatagaaaaacaagatgaatatCAAATAAGTCTTAAAATGCTTTCATGACCGCCCTTTTTGTTCACTGTTCATTTTTAAAGTTGCATTGCCACGTGTATCCAATCAATTTGCACTTTGTAAAGCAAGTATGATAAAAATTTACTTGTAAAGAGGCACGTGTGAATGTTTCTtttacttaaaagaaaattaaacagctacgcttaaaaaaaaaaaaaaaacctaagtagCAAAATGCACCAAGCCTCCTTGTCCTAACTGGCAGATCATAGAATTCCTCGTTGCGGCGGCCATATCTCACCTGTCTCTATCCGGTCCACATTGTATCATTCTTGAAAATTCTTACGCAACAATAAAACAAAGGCCTTTGCTTCATTCACTGAACGAAGCAAGAGGACCCGGTGCTGCTTTATTTCGTTGACGATTTGGTTGAGTGCCTCTTGGTCCAGCTCAAACTATTATCTATATAGTTGCCACTCGGCTTGTctgaaaacaataaataaataaataaataaataaatatatatatatataagacaaaaaaaaaaaaacgatattCAAAAAAGAAACGGTAGAACTCACAAGATAGTCAATCTAAATTCGTTGTCGTGCCATTGTTTCTATGCCCTATTGAAGGCATAAAAGCTGATGCGAAGTGTGCCACACTCCATAGGCaattgagaagagaaaggtGGTGGAGGAAGATAGAAGAGATgtgaaaggaaagggaagatgTGTTAGGGCGTTGAACAATGCTATATCCATTGAGGTGGTGGTTGGTGTGAGAGTTTTTccacattaattgatattaaaatttaccgttttacgggaTTGTTTTAAGGTAAGatagaatttttctttaattagtttaatatgaaATTGGCTAGTGTGGGCTAAGTTGAGCTCAACCCATAATGAGAGGTTCAaactaaaaattatataaatagtgctcaaataTTTACTCTAACCTCAACACACAATTATCTCCATAAATGAGCATTTAAGAGTGAGAGACCGTCTTATTGAATCATATAGAGGATTATAGAAGATAAGTATATTTCCGCATCAAGAATAATGAATTCTAAACTAagtgcattaatctttctacttgattatatgtgttcttgttctagtcATGGAGATCGTGGGATTGCGTTTTCGCAACCAATAGTTGGACCACGCTATCTTCAATGAAGTCTCACTTCCCTCTCGTTTGTGTCTTAAGAGTCGAGCGAGAGTGACCGACACGTGAGTGAGCGTAAGAACACGATTATAGCTTGTGAAGTGTGAAGGATTATGGGGAAAACATAATAGATGTTTATATATACAttgaaaggaaagggaagatgCATGCGTAAAGAGGTCGTTGGACGATACTATCTCCATTGAAGTGGTTAGACCATGTTATCTTCATTGAAGCCTCACTCCCCTCTTGCTTGCATCTAAGAGCCGAGTGAGAGAATGACTGTGGCATGGACGAGCATAAGAATGTGATTATTGCTTGTTGAAGTGTGAAGGATTAGGGCAAGCGTGAGCTCCGTATGGTTGTGAAGGATTAGGCCATTTTATAGATTTGTAGgagtcaaaaaaaaagaaaaaaaaatggtcctaGGTGCGGCTTTAACATGCTTACAGAAGATAAACGTTTGCATTTCTCAAGGCGCTGGGTTGCGTCTCGAACGTGTGACTATACTTTTATACGAACAATAATGGTTTGAACTTGACAAGGAGGAGATGTGAGGCCGAACATAGCATCGAACGTGCGTTGGCATGTACCGTCGATAGACTATGTAGGATCGCTGGCATTAAACAACGATCGACCGACGGACACATGCCTATCACACGAATCATTCAGAATTTTACATACATGTGGGGACATGAGAATTTTCCAGCAGATGCAGCGCATGAGATTGTCGTACTTCAACAACGTGTGGCAACCAGAACGACGATGAAGCCGACTGCCGTTCCGAAGTCGGGCTCATCTTGACCTTCCGGTGGGCCTTTCGTCCTTGCTTTTTAGGTGACGAGACTAAGGTCTTCCAAGAATTATGACTATATGGACCCGATGCAATCGTGCTTATTAATTACGTGATATCCGCATGTGGAGCCCACATGGAAAAAGAGATAAGAATTTACCGTTTAATTGATAAGAGATCCAGCGATGTTTTACCGATTCTCTTGGCCGAATTGAAATCTCGTCATGGTTTGAGGACTTAGGggtaaaaatttagatttcaaaGTAAAGGGTAGAGTAAGGATGGTACCATCTCCAGAACTGGACATAAGAATTTTTGGTACTACGAAAGTTCATAACTTTTAGTATTCATAAACGACCCTTATCCACATTCATCTAAACCAACCATTAAGTGAGATGtattgtcatttaaaaaaaaaaaatagaagagattGATATGTTGGGCGTGCAAACTTTATCAGGTGAATCAAAATATTATGTTTAATAACATGAAAAGTATTGCATAATGATTTACGTCTATATGTAAAGATTAATCTAACccaaattattttgataataagATAATTGAAGATTTACCCATTCTGGTATTTGAATCCTCAAAATGGAAATCTCCCCTCTTAAATTAAAtggtcataaatttttaaagcaAAAGAATGTAGGGGCGCAAGTAAATGTGAAAGTATGTAATGCGATTTTGATGCTTAAGATCAAGTTTCAACAACATTAATAGATCTATTCCCTATCCGAATGAGAATTGCGGAGTGAATAATTAGATTTCattatctcaattcaattcaCC
This region of Eucalyptus grandis isolate ANBG69807.140 chromosome 8, ASM1654582v1, whole genome shotgun sequence genomic DNA includes:
- the LOC104456077 gene encoding 28 kDa ribonucleoprotein, chloroplastic, producing the protein MAAAAAVSSAFSSSSINTLKCCLRSANSPSSCPPQQLRLLSPSSSSLPHLGEALSVRITPLRRRAGLRISAALAQEEAAAPAAVEVEKEEEKEEEEKEGEQEEKEGEGEGGGAEGVTVNTKLYFGNLPYNVDSAQLAGIIQDYGSPELVEVLYDRDTGRSRGFAFVTMSSIEDCNAVIENLAGSEYMGRTLRVNFSDKPKPKEPLYPETEHKLFVGNLSWSVTSESLAKAFQEYGNVVGARVLYDGETGRSRGYGFVSYSTKAEMETAIESLNGVELEGRAMRVSLAEGKRT
- the LOC104456078 gene encoding pentatricopeptide repeat-containing protein At4g33170; protein product: MNDSFDVDRSTLSVPRNADPRTIHARALKSSSHQDRFLCNQLISLYSRSNLLPYARRVFDQIPSPNVVSWTSLISAHADSLLSLRHFVSMLRRSALPNQRTVASLLRTCTTLLRVPFGLCLHSLSLKLGFANEPFSGSALISFYTKCRLAGSALKVFDEIPEKDEVCYSAVVVGLAQSSRPIDALSVFADMKSCDIWSTVHSVSGALRAASELAALEQCAIIHAHAVVTGLDDNVVVASALIDGYGKAGLISDARCVFDENMAVMNDIGWNAMMSSYAQQGDVESAVGLFHEMEAWGLVPDEYSFLAILTACCNAGLVVETENWLTRMRLGYALEPRLEHYTCLVSAMGNAGKLEEAKRLAMTMPFEPDAAVWRSLLIACGHHSDANMARSVAEKLLELGPNDDSAYVIVANILSSSGRWNEVAEVRKRMKDRRVKKEGGMSWIEVRGEVHVFMSGDRKHERTKEVYSKLMELMEKIENLGYVPVWRVISHELGEKEKKEALWYHSEKLAVAFGLLDGVSPPHKALRIVKNLRICKDCHEVFKYISRAEEREIIVRDVNRYHRFLNGICTCRDIW